The Clostridium taeniosporum genomic sequence TTTATATTGTAGCAGAAAACGTCAATATTTTTCTGATGTTTTTTATAAATAATTAATTTAAAAATAAATTTATATAAATGAATAATAAAATTAATTTTTGTTAAATATATAAATAATAAGTTCCAAAATAGAACTTTTATCATATATTACTATTGAACAAAGAAAAAATGTTCTATATAATTTAAAATATAGGAGTGATATATAATGAATAAGTACACAAATATTGGGGATGTAATAACTACTTTAAGGAAAGAAAAGGGGTTAACTCAAGAAGGACTTGGTGAAAAAACAGGATTAAGTAGAACTACTATAGTTAAAATAGAAAATTCGCAAAGAGCACTTTCGCTAGATGAAGCAATAAAGATAGCTAAAGTATTTGACTTAGGTGTGGATACTATGTATTCATATATTAAAGATCAAGAAGATAATGATTATAAGGAAAGCTTTGTTATAGCATTTAGAGCGAACGGTATGAATTCAGAGAATTTAAATGAAATAAAACGTATTGAGCTTTTAGTAGATGCATTATTTACACAAAGCGAAATTAGAGGTGAATAATTTGGATGATTTAAAATCCCTAGCATATGAACAAGCGATAAATTTTAGAGATAAGCATTCATTAGGTAATTATTGTGCAAAACAATTAATTGAAATTATAGATTTACTTCAAATAACTGAGAGAGTTCCTATTAAAATAATAAGAACAGTATTTGATAATGAAAATCTATCTGGTTTTATTGGATTTAAAAAAGGAACTTTTATTATAGTTACAAATACTAACCATAAGTTAGGTAGTGAAAGATTTACTATTGCACATGAAATTTGTCATTTAATAAACAATAGAACTTCAATTAAAAAAAATCCTATAATTGAAGTACTTAGTTGTGATAATAATGATCCAAAAGAAATTAGAGCTAATGCATTTGCTGCAGAATTACTTATGCCAAAAGATGATATAAAAGAACAATTAAATACTCTTACTAAAAATATGAATAAAGATATAACTTCAAGTATTATAGTTCAATTACAACAAAAATATGGAGTAAGCTATATAGCAATTACAAAAAGATTAAATGAAATAGGAGTAATAGATAATAAAAAGCAAAAAGAACTTGAAGAAATTGATTTTGATTCTTCAGCATTAGAAAATTTAACTAAAAATTTAGGATATACTAATGAGTTAAATGTTCCATCTAAAGAAATGTATATATCTCCAAAAGATTTAGAAAATATAAAGGTAAACTATGAAAAATGTCATACTACTTATGATGATTTAGTTAGAATTTTTAGTTATTTAGGATGTGGTCCTGAAAAATTTGGATATGAAAATAATCTTCAAATAACAGATAATGCAATAGAATTTATGAAAAGTTTATCTAAATAAGTGAGGAGATGGAACATTGTCACGAGTAAAAGCAATATTTGATGCTGATATTCTAATTCACTTAGTAAAAACTAATGCTATAGACTTTGCAATAAATACTATAGACTATATATACATTAGTGAATGGGTTTATGAGAATGAAATAAAAAAAACTACAGCAGAAGGAAAAACAATTAAAAAATTAAATAATGTTGGTAAAATAAAAATATTAAAATATGATAAGCTTACTAGTCACCAAAAGATAGTTTTTAAGGAAACATATAAATTACTAAAAGATAAAAATACTAGTACTAATCATGATGATAATTTTATTAATGAAGGTGAACGAAGCACAGCTAGCTTTGCAAAGGCATTAAATATTTACTATTATATGTCAGATGATAATAGGGCAGCACCTCATATACGTTCATTAGCAGCTATAGATATTATAAATTATTGTGATATACTTTTCATATATTTATATGCATATGGTAATATAGCTGAAAAAGATAAATTAGAAAAGTGTTATCAAAATTATATTAAGTTGTATGATGCTAATAAAATTCCCAAAATCCTTAGAAATAAAGATACTACTTATACATTTATTGAAATTATAGGAAGATGTTTTTCTAGATTTGAGCAAACACCGAATTTGAAAAAATTTTTAGATGATGTAAAAGAAAATATAAATAGAAAATTGGCAGTAGATGAATAAGCTTCTAGTTTTAGAAGTTATTAAAAAGAAATAAAGTTTATGCATTTGTCACGTGTTACATGAAAAGCTTTAGTAACGACAACAAATGCATGAACTTTATTTTTCATAGTTCTAAATTATTAATATATAATCACATTTATTCCAAATCTTATAATGAGAATTTTTCAACATGTTCAAATATAAAACTCTTTATTTTTTTAACTAAGTTTCTCTTTTTAAGAAATGGTGCTGTTATATCATCACTTATTTCTTTTTGATTTACTAGACCTGAATATTCATATTCTGATAAATAAGATTTTATATTTTCCTTTTCTAATCCAACTTTACTTGCAAAGTCTTCAACTTCTTCTTCTCTCTTTTCTTCATGATATTTACTGTAAGCTTCATCTATTGAATCTTCTGGTAAAAGGGTTGGAACTACTTTATTTAGGAAAGTTTTTAATAACTCTACCTTTAATCTTAGTTCTTCATTATCTGCTCTATCTAATTCTTTTAGAATATTTTTTACATCCTTATCTCTTTTCTCTTTATCTGAAAGATCTATATCCCTTATT encodes the following:
- a CDS encoding helix-turn-helix domain-containing protein, translated to MNKYTNIGDVITTLRKEKGLTQEGLGEKTGLSRTTIVKIENSQRALSLDEAIKIAKVFDLGVDTMYSYIKDQEDNDYKESFVIAFRANGMNSENLNEIKRIELLVDALFTQSEIRGE
- a CDS encoding ImmA/IrrE family metallo-endopeptidase, which codes for MNNLDDLKSLAYEQAINFRDKHSLGNYCAKQLIEIIDLLQITERVPIKIIRTVFDNENLSGFIGFKKGTFIIVTNTNHKLGSERFTIAHEICHLINNRTSIKKNPIIEVLSCDNNDPKEIRANAFAAELLMPKDDIKEQLNTLTKNMNKDITSSIIVQLQQKYGVSYIAITKRLNEIGVIDNKKQKELEEIDFDSSALENLTKNLGYTNELNVPSKEMYISPKDLENIKVNYEKCHTTYDDLVRIFSYLGCGPEKFGYENNLQITDNAIEFMKSLSK